One segment of Ziziphus jujuba cultivar Dongzao chromosome 12, ASM3175591v1 DNA contains the following:
- the LOC125418737 gene encoding uncharacterized protein LOC125418737, producing MEFGWAALGAGIGVLFDVVKETAAKNNMFKDALESLMRKLETLKPLIEEVKKLNEQLPDEHGDECGYYESYLKEGAEHVRKCETVGRCNIVKKSHYAHKLQELDRTIQLLILIGYVVRNSKKILIFTGITLTVIQEQQGISIGQPHHPHQDIPSSPYNALPPSPLPPTSQNHDVGQGWIARIREGVGSLLNEVKESNDETSLWWKTPLNKLKATLQILQLLVKDKEILDLLEYKAAYYKFTIDKGVEVVQKCSQVHGLKYLCMKPFYAVMLLRLNKVLEELVQELLDPAIKNTEKKLNSVREEYNKIRARQNHGRYRRQCQSTYQIPIGPDLLRR from the exons atggaGTTTGGATGGGCTGCTCTTGGAGCAGGAATTGGAGTTCTGTTTGATGTGGTTAAAGAAACAGCTGCAAAGAATAATATGTTCAAGGATGCACTGGAGAGCCTCATGAGAAAGCTAGAAACTCTGAAACCCCTGATCGAAGAGGTGAAAAAGTTAAACGAACAACTGCCTGACGAACACGGAGATGAATGTGGATATTACGAGTCATATTTAAAGGAAGGGGCAGAGCACGTTCGCAAGTGCGAAACAGTTGGTCGGTGCAATATTGTGAAGAAGTCTCACTACGCCCACAAACTGCAGGAATTGGATCGGACCATTCAGTTGTTGATATTAATTGGTTATGTTGTTAGGAATTCCAAGAAGATATTGATTTTCACAGGCATAACATTGACAGTGATTCAGGAACAGCAAGGCATCAGCATTGGGCAACCTCATCATCCTCATCAGGACATTCCTTCTTCCCCTTATAATGCTCTGCCTCCTTCTCCACTTCCGCCTACAAGTCAGAATCATGATGTGGGCCAGG GATGGATTGCTCGTATTAGGGAAGGAGTTGGATCATTATTAAACGAGGTTAAAGAATCCAACGACGAGACGTCTTTGTGGTGGAAAACCCCCCTCAACAAGCTAAAAGCCACGTTACAAATTTTGCAGCTACTGGTCAAAGACAAAGAAATACTGGATCTGCTAGAATATAAAGCAGCATATTACAAGTTCACAATAGATAAAGGGGTAGAGGTAGTTCAAAAGTGCTCCCAGGTTCATGGGCTTAAGTACCTGTGCATGAAGCCTTTCTACGCCGTTATGTTGCTTCGATTGAACAAAGTTCTAGAAGAATTGGTTCAGGAACTGCTGGATCCTGCAATAAAGAATACGGAAAAGAAATTGAATTCCGTACGGGAAGAGTACAACAAAATCAGAGCACGACAAAATCATGGGAGATATCGGAGGCAATGCCAGAGTACATATCAGATTCCCATAGGTCCTGATCTACTTCGACGATGA